One Cucurbita pepo subsp. pepo cultivar mu-cu-16 chromosome LG20, ASM280686v2, whole genome shotgun sequence genomic window carries:
- the LOC111782636 gene encoding uncharacterized protein LOC111782636: MDEKWNPSKKEGSGSSYHHSSSFIRSGSTSKSPLLRCSSQKSFPASNSKSPHDLPRSYSQKNSSSIGRKYSSLAKEQKARFYIMRRCVAMLVCWHKHGDS; the protein is encoded by the coding sequence ATGGACGAGAAATGGAATCCATCAAAGAAGGAAGGTTCAGGAAGTAGTTACCACCATTCTTCATCGTTCATAAGGAGTGGCTCGACCTCCAAATCGCCATTGTTGCGATGTTCTTCACAGAAAAGCTTCCCAGCTTCCAATTCCAAGAGCCCCCACGATCTCCCACGAAGTTACTCGCAGAAGAACTCTTCTTCCATAGGACGAAAGTACAGCAGCTTAGCCAAGGAACAGAAGGCCCGATTCTACATCATGAGACGCTGCGTTGCAATGCTCGTCTGTTGGCACAAACATGGCGATTCATaa
- the LOC111783717 gene encoding uncharacterized protein LOC111783717, giving the protein MLNIATTFCKRLNVKDLVTNVPVYSSFIDGSAGGLSLLFRRWATKKTAGSTKNGRDSKPKNLGVKKFGGERVIPGNIIVRQRGTRFHPGDYVGIGKDHTLFALKEGCVKFEKHKLSGRKWVHIIPKEGHVLHPVYATTDISPELKTAT; this is encoded by the exons ATGCTCAATATCGCGACTACCTTTTGCAAGCGACTGAATGTCAAGGATCTGGTTACCAATGTTCCTGTATATAGTAGTTTTATTG ATGGATCTGCGGGTGGATTAAGCTTATTATTCAGACGTTGGGCTACGAAGAAGACCGCTGGATCGACTAAAAATGGACGAGACTCGAAACCTAAGAATCTTGGGGTGAAGAAATTTGGTGGTGAG AGAGTTATTCCTGGTAACATTATTGTTCGTCAACGGGGCACTCGTTTTCATCCTGGGGATTATGTTGGAATAGGGAAGGATCACACTCTGTTTGCTTTGAAAGAAGGCTGTGTGAAGTTCGAAAAGCACAAGCTTAGCGGACGGAAGTGGGTGCATATTATACCAAAGGAAGGACACGTCCTTCATCCTGTTTATGCCACTACTGATATTTCTCCAGAATTGAAGACAGCAACATGA
- the LOC111782626 gene encoding probable linoleate 9S-lipoxygenase 5, with translation MLIGSIVGAISELRHGGKKIHGTVVLMRSNVLDFNDFGSSLLDNLHEILGGGVSLRLVSADHGDPSKNFQGKVGEEAYLENWIANTIIPIFAGETAFSVTFDWDEELGVPGAFFIRNEHFSEFFLKSVTLEDVPGHGRLHFDCNSWVYPAKNYKTDRIFFANQAYLPNETPEPLRKYRADELSNLRGNGKGERKEWDRIYDYDVYNDIGDPDSNLDLGRPVLGGSTKYPYPRRGRTGRPPSKKDPKSESRLPDSSKPTDVYVPRDERFGHLKMSDFLAYGLKSISRSIKPKLEDLFDTTPGEFDDFNDVFALFEKGLPVPRSLLEGITENIPAPLLKEIFRTDGERFLRFPTPQLIHEDKSAWRTDEEFAREMLAGVNPVVISRLQEFPPPSNLDRTIYGDQTSKITEEHIKGGLDGLRVDEAVEKKKLYILNHHDPLIPYLRRINGTSTKTYATRTLLFLKNDGTLKPLAIELSLPHPQGDQFGAISRVVVPAVEGVEGSIWLLAKAYVAVNDTGFHQLISHWLNTHATIEPFVIATNRQLSVIHPIHKLLVPHFRDTMNINALARQSLINADGIIETTHYPAKYSMEMSSFVYKSWVFPDQALPVDLIKRGVAMEDPSAPHGLRLLIEDYPYAVDGLEIWSAIKTWVTDYCSFYYKNDETLRNDTELQSWWKELRERGHGDKKDEPWWPKMQSIQDLIESCTIIIWISSALHAAVNFGQYPYGGFSPNRPSTSRRLLPEEGTREYKELESNPEKALLRTITSQLQALVGVSVIEILSRHSSDEVYLGQRSNPEWTLDKEALEAFERFGERLGEIEGRIGGRNKDPELKNRVGPVEMPYTLLFPTSSEGLTGRGIPNSISI, from the exons TTTTAGGGGGCGGTGTTTCTCTTCGCCTCGTTAGTGCTGATCATGGCGATCCTT CTAAAAATTTTCAAGGGAAAGTTGGAGAGGAAGCTTACTTGGAGAATTGGATTGCCAATACAATAATCCCAATATTTGCAGGAGAAACAGCCTTCAGTGTTACATTTGATTGGGATGAAGAACTTGGAGTTCCAGGAGCTTTCTTTATCAGAAATGAACATTTTAGTGAATTCTTTCTCAAATCCGTCACGCTCGAGGACGTTCCCGGCCATGGACGACTCCATTTCGACTGCAATTCTTGGGTTTATCCCgctaaaaattataaaaccgATCGTATTTTTTTCGCCAACCAG GCATACCTTCCTAATGAAACACCGGAGCCACTTCGTAAATATAGGGCAGATGAATTATCGAACCTTAGAGGAAATGGAAAAGGAGAGCGGAAGGAATGGGATAGAATCTACGACTATGATGTCTACAATGATATTGGTGACCCAGATAGCAATTTGGACCTGGGTCGTCCGGTTCTCGGAGGGTCAACTAAATATCCTTACCCTCGTAGAGGGAGAACGGGTAGACCACCTTCTAAGAAAG ATCCCAAAAGTGAAAGTAGATTACCGGACTCGAGTAAACCTACGGATGTATATGTTCCgagagatgaaagatttggtCATTTGAAGATGTCGGATTTTCTTGCTTATGGCTTAAAATCTATTTCTCGATCGATAAAACCTAAACTGGAGGATCTATTTGACACGACGCCCGGGGAATTTGACGACTTTAATGATGTGTTTGCCCTGTTTGAAAAGGGGTTGCCAGTCCCAAGATCTTTGCTTGAGGGTATCACTGAGAACATTCCAGCTCCATTGCTCAAAGAAATCTTTAGAACAGATGGTGAACGATTTCTTAGGTTCCCAACTCCTCAGCTAATTCATG AGGATAAATCTGCATGGAGAACGGACGAAGAATTTGCGAGAGAAATGTTGGCCGGAGTCAACCCCGTAGTCATTAGCCGTCTTCAa GAATTTCCACCTCCAAGCAATCTAGACCGTACAATTTATGGTGATCAAACAAGCAAAATAACCGAAGAACACATCAAAGGTGGCTTAGATGGACTAAGAGTGGACGAG GcagtggagaagaagaagctatACATTTTGAACCACCATGACCCATTGATTCCATATCTTAGAAGAATCAATGGAACTTCCACCAAGACTTACGCTACAAGAACACTTCTGTTCTTGAAAAATGATGGGACTTTGAAGCCATTGGCTATTGAATTGAGCTTGCCGCACCCTCAAGGAGACCAATTTGGTGCCATTAGTAGGGTTGTGGTACCTGCTGTGGAGGGAGTTGAGGGCTCCATTTGGCTGCTGGCTAAGGCTTATGTTGCTGTTAATGATACTGGCTTCCATCAACTCATTAGTCATTG GCTGAATACTCATGCAACAATCGAGCCATTTGTGATCGCGACAAACAGACAATTAAGCGTTATTCATCCAATCCATAAGTTGCTCGTTCCTCACTTCCGGGACACCATGAACATCAACGCTCTTGCTAGACAATCCCTCATTAATGCTGATGGTATCATCGAGACAACTCATTATCCCGCTAAGTACTCCATGGAGATGTCTTCCTTTGTTTACAAGAGTTGGGTCTTCCCCGACCAAGCTCTCCCTGTCGATCTAATCAAGAG AGGAGTTGCAATGGAGGATCCAAGCGCCCCACATGGACTTCGGCTCCTCATAGAGGATTATCCATATGCCGTCGACGGTCTCGAGATTTGGTCAGCCATCAAAACATGGGTAACAGATTACTGCTCGTTCTACTACAAGAACGACGAAACACTCCGTAACGACACCGAGCTCCAATCATGGTGGAAGGAGCTTCGAGAGAGAGGGCACGGCGATAAGAAAGACGAACCATGGTGGCCAAAGATGCAATCCATTCAAGACCTAATAGAAAGTTGTACAATCATCATATGGATCTCTTCAGCTCTTCATGCAGCAGTTAACTTCGGACAATACCCTTACGGGGGTTTCTCTCCGAACCGACCATCGACGAGTCGTCGACTGCTACCGGAAGAGGGCACACGTGAATACAAAGAGCTGGAGTCGAACCCCGAGAAGGCGTTGTTGAGAACGATAACTTCACAGTTGCAGGCTCTTGTGGGAGTGTCAGTTATAGAGATATTGTCAAGGCATTCTTCTGATGAGGTGTATTTGGGACAGAGAAGTAACCCTGAATGGACTTTGGACAAGGAGGCTTTGGAGGCTTTTGAGAGGTTTGGGGAGAGGTTAGGGGAAATTGAAGGGAGGATTGGTGGGAGAAATAAGGATCCAGAGCTGAAGAACCGAGTAGGGCCTGTGGAGATGCCTTATACTCTGCTGTTTCCTACTAGCTCCGAAGGGCTCACTGGGAGAGGGATTCCTAATAGCATTTCCATTTGA